The sequence below is a genomic window from Granulicatella elegans.
GTACGCAATGGGTGGAGGGCATTCGTGGTTCTAAAATTTTAAATGATGCTTATAATGCAAGTCCAATTGCGATGAAATCTGTGATTCAATCCTTTACATCTGTAGCTTCTAATGGACGTAAAATTGTCGTATTAGGAGACATTCGCGAATTAGGAGAACAATCAAAAGCATTACATGCAAGTATTTCTGAAGTAATGTTTCCAGAGGAAATTCAAGAAGTGTATTTATATGGGGAAGAAATGAGTGCTTTATATGAAGCGTTAAAATCTCGCTTTGAAGAATCTCATTTACATTATGTTGAAAGTGATAAAACTGTATTGATTCAATTATTAAAAGAAGAGTTACAACAAAATGATCAAGTATTAGTAAAATCTAGTAATGGTACGGGATTGTTAGCAGTTGTAGAGGCGTTAAAAGAAGCATAATTTCTATTTGATCAGTATTTCATTTGTGAATCAAAGGGATTTTCTTTGCAATCTAGCTGTGAACATGCTATAGTACTTGAAGAGTTGAGAAGTTTACACAAATGTAATGATATATATGATGAAGATTGGACAAGTAATATTGTATAATCTCATAATGTTCAGAAGTCTGGAGCTCAAGATGTTCCAGACTTTTATTGTGAAGGTCTAGATACCTCGTGTGCTTCTCTTCAGTAGTACAAGGAGGAAAATATGAAATTTAATGAATTAGGCTTAGATTCAGCCTTATTAGAATCTATTGAAAAAATGGGGTTTGAGGAAGCAACACCGATCCAATCACAAACGATTCCATTAGCCTTAGCCGGCAAAGATGTCATTGGTCAAGCGCAAACAGGTACAGGGAAAACAGCTTCATTTGGATTACCAATGCTTCAAAAAATTAATCTTCGTAATCGTAAAGTACAAGGATTAGTCATTGCTCCAACGCGTGAGTTAGCGATTCAAACGCAAGAAGAATTATATCGCTTAGGAAAAGATAAAAAAATTCATGTACAAGCCGTTTATGGTGGTGCAGATATCGGTCGCCAAATTCGTCAATTAAAAGATCAACCACACATCGTAGTAGGAACACCTGGACGTTTATTAGACCACATTTCTAGAAAAACACTTCGTTTAGACAATATTGAAACATTAGTATTAGATGAAGCAGATGAAATGTTAAATATGGGATTTTTAGAAGATATCGAATCGATTATTAAATTAGTCCCAGAAAACCGCCAAACGTTATTATTCTCTGCCACAATGCCAGATGATATTAAACGAATTGGAGTTCAGTTTATGAAAGAACCTGAACATGTTCGTATTAAATCAAGTGAAATGACAGCGACATTAATTGATCAATATTTTGTAAAATGTAAAGATTTTGAAAAATTTGATATTATGACTCGTTTATTAGATGTTCAAACACCAGAATTAACCATTGTGTTTGGTCGTACAAAACGTCGTGTAGATGAACTAGCACGTGGACTTGAAATGCGTGGTTTTCGTGCAGAAGGAATTCATGGTGATTTAAGTCAAC
It includes:
- a CDS encoding DEAD/DEAH box helicase, with translation MKFNELGLDSALLESIEKMGFEEATPIQSQTIPLALAGKDVIGQAQTGTGKTASFGLPMLQKINLRNRKVQGLVIAPTRELAIQTQEELYRLGKDKKIHVQAVYGGADIGRQIRQLKDQPHIVVGTPGRLLDHISRKTLRLDNIETLVLDEADEMLNMGFLEDIESIIKLVPENRQTLLFSATMPDDIKRIGVQFMKEPEHVRIKSSEMTATLIDQYFVKCKDFEKFDIMTRLLDVQTPELTIVFGRTKRRVDELARGLEMRGFRAEGIHGDLSQQKRMSVLRDFKNNHLDILVATDVAARGLDISGVTHVYNYDIPQDPESYVHRIGRTGRAGQEGMSVTFVTPNEMDYLRVIEDLTRKRMTALRPPTQMEAIEGQMKSAIEQIDEKMKSVDTRRFKEAISYLLDEYEADELAALLVSGMIKDPTEIPVKITPERPLPSRKRGNSRGNYSRSDRKDHRGRNGKGSFKRKEDRRGRGLDEEYTRGYKSKDSRRRNHKKKSDKGFTIRQK